AGAATATAACAGAAAATATATTTGCATTACTGGAGGTTTGATGCAACTTACTATCATTTGCGAGGATTTTTAAAAATTTTTAAATCCTCTGAAAAGTGCAAAATTACTTGATTAGAGCAAATTTTTTTATTAACCTAAATTAACGGGTTTGTGGCTTACCTATGAGGAATTGAAACGATAAATTTGATACATGGTGGGATCCAGAAAGGTACGTTTGTGGCTTACCTATGAGGAATTGAAACATTTCTAAAGGATATGTTTTATCTGCATCTAAAGCTGTTTGTGGCTTACCTATGAGGAATTGAAACTTGTAAATGATCCAAGTACATGGGATAAATTAGTAAGTTTGTGGCTTACCTATGAGGAATTGAAACCCTCTATAGTATACCTCTTAGAAAAAGCGTACATCACAGTTTGTGGCTTACCTATGAGGAATTGAAACAACTTTTAACTGTAAAACCACATTCATGTCTATAACCTAGTTTGTGGCTTACCTATGAGGAATTGAAACTTAAAAAGGGCGCCCCTCCCAACATAAAGGACACCTCTGTTTGTGGCTTACCTATGAGGAATTGAAACACTCTTTTTCTAGGCGGGACATCAGGAATGGTGCCCCGCGTTTGTGGCTTACCTATGAGGAATTGAAACTTTTTGTTCTTGTACCAGCTAAATTTTCCAATATAGGTTTGTGGCTTACCTATGAGGAATTGAAACCTTAAAAAACTAATAGTAAAGAGGTAAGAAAAATGAGTTTGTGGCTTACCTATGAGGAATTGAAACTCCCCAGGAGGGAAAGTTCTTTTTCTAGGCGGGACATCGTTTGTGGCTTACCTATGAGGAATTGAAACAGTTTTATACTCAGTGAGTACTGTTATGTCATTTGGTTTGTGGCTTACCTATGAGGAATTGAAACTCCAGCGCGCTCATCATATAAGGAGCCCCTCCTATCATGTTTGTGGCTTACCTATGAGGAATTGAAACCAGGATAATTTACAAGCTGATAAAATCTTAGCTTTAGTTTGTGGCTTACCTATGAGGAATTGAAACGCTTCCATGATTACTTCTCCTAAGAACTTCATTACTTCTTTCGTTTGTGGCTTACCTATGAGGAATTGAAACATAAACATAAAAGCTAATTCATCAGTCAAGTTTTCTAAGTTTGTGGCTTACCTATGAGGAATTGAAACCTTTTTAAAAGATTAGGGTATTGTGTTTTATAGAAAAAAATCTGTTATACTGATTATAGGTAGATTTTATTCTTTTCTTAAAGTTAGGAAGTAAAACTATTGTTGATATTATTCAAAATAATAAGATGGAAATAATATTTAAAAATAAAGCTTTAGAAAGATTAAAAATTGCAGATTGGCAAATAAAACCTAATAACACTCTAACTCTTGGCTCAACATTATACTTTGCTTTATTTAATTTTTTAAATTTTTAAACAAGGCTATAAAAAAATGGCAAAATTAAAAGATATAGAGTTAATAGCAGATTATTTACAAAAAATAAAAAATATTAAAGGAATAGAAGATATTCAAATAATAAATATTCCTGATGATGTAGAAGCTGATATAGGAATAAGAATAAAGCTAAAGAAAGGTTATAGATGGCAAGAAATATTAGACAAGTTAAACGATATTGCTTGGGATTTGTTTGAAAAAAAAGGTGAATTATTAGCAGTTTACAAAGAATTTGAAGATGAAGAATAACAATTTACATCTTAAAGTAGCGCAAAATGATTAAACAAAAATTGATCCTTGAACTTATCCAAGAAATACAAAATAATTTAAATAAGGCTAATATTCCTTGTGATGTTAAAGTAGATATAGGATAAGCAATAGAAGAGGCTGATATATGTTTAAAGGTCTATATAGGTTGTGATGAAACTTTGGAATTACACAAAAAAAAATAAATGCAATTATTAGAGAAACTTTGGATAAAGAAGATTTAGAAGCGTTCATAGATTGGATATATAAATATGAAAGATGAACTAAAGAAATAGTCAAATATTGGACTATTTCTCTTCCAAAAATTAGAGCAAAATATCTACACTACATTATTTTTAATTTATAATATGTAGTGTAATGAAAAATAAAATGATAGAAAATATCTTAATAGAAGAAAAGCAAAGATTAATAGGAAGATTAAAAACCATAGAACATAGAATTATGTCTTTGCCAGAAGGCTGGATAAGAATAATACGAAAAGGAAATAAGATATATAAATATCTCTACAAATCAAAAAGAGAAGGAAACAATATTAAATCTATATTTTTAGGTAAAGCAAATGATAATATAGAAAAACTTATAAATGAAAGAAGGAAACTAATAAAAGAAAAAAAGAGACTACAAGAAAGAATAAAAGAATTAGACAAAATCTTAAAGGCTTATAATGGATGAAATTGATGAGATTATAAAAATCATAACTCAATTGAATAAATATCTTCAAGATTGTTATGTTTTAGGCGGTAGCTGGGTTTTGTATTTCTATAGATTCAAATATCCAGATTTTAAATATCCTTTAAGGACATTTGATATTGATTTTATTTTCAGTTTATACGCTAAAAGAAAGAAAATAAAGGTTGATTTACAAAAAATACTAGAAAATCTTGGATACTATCCAGAAGTTATAGGAACAGTGACAGGATATAGTTATTCAAGATTTAAGGGAGAAAATATAGACTTAGAATTCATTATAGAAGAACCTACAGGAAATAAGAATAAAATATTGAAGTTGAATAATTTAAATATTGACGCTATACCTTTACCTTTTGTTGGAGATTTATTAGAAGATATTATTTTTGCAGAAGTAGAAAATGTAAAAATTCCTTTACCTTCCCCTGAAAGATTTCATATACATAAATGGTTAGTAGTTCAGAGAAGAAAAGATTTAATGAAAAAAGAAAAAGATTTACAACAAGGATTAGAAATTTTGAAAATATGTAATTTGGAAAAGCTAAATCAATTAATTCAGGAACTAAAAGGAAAAAGAAAAAAGCTTTATGAAAAATCAAAACAAGAAATAGAAAATTTATAACTAACTTTTTAGTATAGTCATTTTTTAAATCGTAGCTATATTAAAATCTACTTTTATAAGATCTTTAAAATACTATACAAAATTAACTACTAAAGACGAATTAGAGGAACTTCAAAAAATTTAAATAATCTTTTTATCAAGTAAAAACAATATCTTTAAGTAATATTTTCCTTAAAATCCATTTAAAAAATTTGCCCAAATTTTATAAATAGGTAATTTTTTTGAAAAATTCTGACATTTTTCTGAGATATTAAATAAAAAACTATGACATTAAATTTCTTTACTTTATATTATCCGATTTCTATCTATTATTGATCTTATTCAAGAAATTCAAAATAATTTAAATAAGGCTAATATCCTTATTGTGTTAAAGTAGATATCGGAAAAGTTTTAGAAGGGGCTGATATAGGTTTTAGTTTATAATGTAAAAAACATAATGCATAAATTTTATTTTATATACAAAGGTAAATTATCTATTTGTTAGCATGTTATTAAAGATGAAAAATTTAAAAACATTATTAAAAAGCTTAAAAGTAGAATTAAACGAATTATATCTTGATGTTGAAGAAATAAAAGATTTATCTACGGTTTCTGACATATACCAAGATATATTTATAGATGATTTATACCATGTAGCAGAGCATTTAAAATATTTAAAGGAAATTGATAAGAATACAAAAGAAAAATTAATTCAAATCTATGAAAAACTTAATGATATTAAGGACAAGGAAACAAAAGAAAAACTTAAGAAAGTTTTTAAAGATATTTTAGCCAATTTGAAAAAATAAACTAATGTATTACAAAAATAATAGAAACTTTGCCTAAAAATAAGGTTGCAAAATTATGGATAGAATAAACAAAGAACTTGAAACTACAGAAATTGTAAGTAAGATTTTTGTCTTTGCCCTAATTCTTATATCAGTTTTTATAACATATTTGTTAGGAGATTGGAAGCTTACAGCCACAGATATTTTAGCCTTTTTTATGTCTTCTATCCTTTCTTTTGTTTTTTTATCCATTCTAATGTTTGTTATTGCTTATGCTTTTTTGATTATCTTGGAAGCCATCACTGATAGTATAGAATTTTTTGTCAATCTTTTTAGTAAGAAAATGAAAAAATAATCCTTAAAATAGAAAAAAATGATAGAAATATTTATTGGTAATAATAACAATTATAGTCTTGTAATAGGAACTATCTAAACACTAAAAGATTAGTGAACTCTGATGATTAACCTTATAACGATTCAACTACTACATCATCTATATCAAATCTTTCTTTGAAAAACTTTCTCATATCATCTCCAAACTCACTATCAAGCCAATCCCTATAAGCTATATCTGGAACAATAACATATATTTTGTTTTCCAAGTCATCTATAACTGCTTTTTGTAAAGGTTCTCTTAAGAGCTTTAATGTCCTTTTATCCAGTTCACCATTGTTATATCTTGGTTTGATTACTTCATTCCAATATACTCTTATATAATCTAAAGCAGAAGTTCCATCTATCATCATTTTTTCCAGTTTTTCTTTTAACAATTTTTCATCTATTTTTTTAGATGTTAAAGTTAGTTCTTTAAATCTTGCTTTACTCATATCAATGTCAAAAGTTTTTATCAAAAATCCCATAGGATTTTTTAAAGCTTTATTCCTATCAGCAGTTATTACTATTTCCTTTGCTATTTCTATTGGAATATCATTTTCATTTAAATTTGCAAGTAAAAATAAAATTTGATTTTCATTCAATCTACTTATTTTTTGTAATATTTCATTTAAAACTTTTTCATATTTTTTTCTAATCTTACCTATTTCAGTCCAGACTTTTTCAAGATCTTTTTCTTTTGCACTGTTTTTAATTTTCTCTTGTTTTTGTTCTTTATTATTAATAGTTTGCGAAGGTACTTTTGTCGTTTCAGTAGTATCCCCTTGATTTAACTTTCTGACTTCTTCTATTATTTTCTTTTCAAGCTCTCTTTCTTTGGCTGCATCAGGTTTCACTTTTATGTAAAACTCTATATGAGTTATTCTTCTACCTGTTTTTTTCTTTTTATAAGAAACCTCCAAATCTGTTTTTTGGTTAATTTCTTCTACTGCTTTTTTTATTACTCTTTTTTCAAAATTATCAAATCTTGGATATTCATTTTTTCCTATTCCCAATATTTCTCTAAGTTCAGGTATATAATCAACTCTAAAACCCGTTTTTTCAAATTGTTTTAACAAAATATATAGTCTCATTGAATAAAAAGATCTTAAAGAGAAAAAATACTTTAATTTTGAACTTGTAAAATTTTCTTTTAAAAAAAGCAAATATGGTTTTAATTTTTTATCTATACCAACTATAAAACTTCCTTCTCCTTCTTTATATTCTCCATGACTTATAAAATTACAGATAAGAAATCTTTCTTTTCCATCTTCTTCTAAAGTTTTTATTTTTATAGGTTTTTTTAATAAACCTTCTAAAGCTTCTTTTACCACCCTATACATATTTTTATGCTTTGTCCCTGATATTGCCTTAAGTATTTTGACTGGAATTTGATATTCTTTAAGATCTTCATCTTGAGGTTGAATTAAGGCAATCAAAAATAAAACAATAGAAAACTCTTCTTTTGTTAATTTATACTTTGCTTCTACAAGTTTATTATGCATAGTAACTAGAGATTTATTTTTTACAACTTCTACATTTGAAACTACTTCTAACTTTTTAGTCTTTTCTTTGTCTTCCATATTAGACCCCCAATATATATCTTTATCTCATATTATATCTTACTACATTTTTAAATATAAGTAGGTTATTTATATATATAACTAGTAAATCTTTTAATAACAGCAACTTTAATTACTACTAAATATTCAATATGTAGGGATATAACCCCAAAAACGTAGGTGTATGACCCCAAAAATGTAGGCATATGACCCCAAAAATGTAGGTGTATAACCCCAAAGATGTAGGTGTATGCATGGTCAACGTGGCACTACGACCGCTTTTCCGACTATCTAAAAACAATTTTCAAAAACATGATTAAAAACAATATAAAAACATCATCATCAAAAAAAAATAGAAGGCATTATAAACAACTGATGATGATGATGAAATTTTTTATTTTTTTTAAATCGCTGAAAAATTTTTTTAGAAAGGAAAACTTAAAGCAAAAAGGAGAGCTGACGCTCTAAAAATTTTAAGCTAACGCTTATATAATGCTCAAACGCATAAAGGTAATTAAACGTGCAAAATAAAATTGCGGCTGGTATTCTGATATTAGAATATATTAATGTTATATGTTAAATATAGAAATCCTAAAAAATTTCATTAAAAACTAAGAGAAAAATTTCTCTTAATTAAAAATTATTTTTGACGAAAAGTTAAGAGAAATAGTTTTGGAGGGAAAACATGGGAAGTGTAATTGGACTTGCGAATATAAAAGGAGGAGTTGGGAAAACTTCTTTGACTAATGCCTTAGCACATGAGTTTGCAAATTTAGGAAAGAAAGTATTAGTAATAGATGTTGACCCTCAAGCTTCTCAAACTTATTTGTTTGGAATCGATCAAGATGATGTAGTAGATGGAGAATTTGAAAAGCATTCTATTTTTAATATTTATCAGAATAAAGAATGTATTCCTTATAAATACAATGAAAAATTAGATGTAGTTTTTTCTTCAAGGATTCTTCAAGATGGAGTAGAAAGTAGGATTAGACCTGGAATTGAACTTGTATTAAACAGATGGATAACTAAACAAAAGTTAAGAGACAAATATGATTTTATATTTATAGACCCGCCATCAAACAAAGGAATACTTATGATTTCAACTATTCTTGCAAGCGATTATATTCTTATTCCTCAAAGATTAACATTACTCGATGAGACAGGGACTATAGAATTATTTCTTGAAATGTCTAATCAAGCAGAACTTAGAGGAAAAGAAATGAAAGTTTTAGGGCTTGTTCCTATGTTTTTTGATAAAAGAAGTAAACTTTATAGAGAAAAACTTATAAAACTTAGGGATGAAATAAAAGCTTTTGTTTCAGATGATGAATTTTTATCAATAGAAAAAGAAGATGTATTTTTAAGCCCTATAAGACAACTATCAGTATGGACAAAAGCACAAGAAGAGCAAATGCCACTTAGAGATTATATCTTGAATAAGGATAGAACTTATATGTCTGTTTTGGAAGAAATAAAAAAGATTGTAGTTGAGATTTCAGAACTTGTGATTTAAAAAATTTAAAGATTTTAAGAGAAATTTTTCTCTTAATTTTAAGGAGGATAAAAATGGCTTTATTTAAAAATAAAAAATTATCTGAAAGAAAAAAAACATCTACTAAACTTGAAAATTTAGATAACATTTTGAATAATCTTGGAGAATCTGTAAATACAGAAGCAGTATATATTGATATAGATGAAATAGATAATCCTAATTTTCACGATAGAACTTACATTGATATTGAAGCCCTTGAAGAGTTAAAAGAAAATATAAAACAGTATGGTTTGATAGAGCCAATTGTTGTAAGACCTAAACCTGATGGAAGATATGAAAGGATAGTTGGTTATAGAAGATTACAAGCAGTAAAAAAACTTTATAATGAAACAAAAGATGAAAAATGGAAAAAAATACAAGCTATAGTTTTAGATGTAGATGAAGATACAGCTATAGCAGTAATGCTTTCAGAAAATATCCATAGAGAAGATTTATCAGATTATGACAAGGTTGTTTCTGTATTACAGCTTATTGAATATAAACTTGGAATGTCTGAAACAGATGTTAAAAGATTTTTTAATAAACTTACAAATAAGCAGTCTGGATTAGTAAAGGAAGAGATTACAGAAGAAGAAATAAAAACTTTAAAAAAGTTAGAAGAATTACTTGAATATTTCAAAATAAGAAACTGGAAAACTTTTAGAAAAATGCTTACCCTTTTAGATATACCTGAGTTTTTGAAAGAAATCATAAGAGATAAAAAAATTCCTTATTATATGGCTATTGAGTTAAAAAAATTAAAAAGTGAAAATCTTATTAAAGAAATTGTTAACAAAATAGTAGAAGAAAATCTAACTTTTGAAGAAGTAAAGCAACTTGTAAAACAATATAGAAAAGAAGAAACCAAAGATAAAGTTTTTCCTTATCAATCTTTAAATAAATCTTTAAGACAAAAATGGAAAAAACTACCTGAAGATAAGAAAAGACAGATAGATATTTTAATGAAAAAAATTGAAGAAATATTGAAAGAAACTTATTAGATATAAGATTTTAAATTATTTATTTCTAAACCAAACAGATATATAGCAAACATTAAACCTATAAAATCTTTATAAGTTTTTATTCTAAATGTGCCTTGCTGTATTTGTTTAGCTATTTCTAACGCATATGTATTATAGTCAGTGTCTTCAAACAATACATCTTTTATCTGATTTTTAGTTATTTCTTGGAATGTTTGATAAGAAATCCTTTGAGGTTTTACAGATTTAGGTTTCCTAAGTTTTTCTCTAATGCTTTCTTCCATTAATAAAGCTTCTATATCATCTTCTTCAAGATTAGTTTCTTCTTTTAAAACTTCTTTAAATACTGATTTTATTTGCTTTTCTTTGTCATTACCAGAAAGCTGTTTTTCTAAATATTCTGCTTTAAGCTTTATTATTTTTGAAAGCAAAGATATAATCAAGCCATTTGTAAGTATATTATCACCTGTAAGCTGTTTTAAATCATCTATGGATATATCAAAAGGATTAATCAAATCTTTTTTAGCTTTGTCTATTAAATCCCGATACAGATTTATAAATTTATATATTTGATCTGTAAACTCTATATTAATATTGTTCATTTTTCATTTAATGTTAAAAAATAATATTTTATCTATAGCTATTTTCATTCTAAATCAAGCCCTTTTTTGTATTCTTGCCAAGCTTCTTGACGTATTTTTTCTACTTCCTTCCAGTATTCTTCTTCGGTATAGACTTTCCTTATGTCTTCAGATATTTCTTTCATAAGTTCTTCTAACTCTAAAAAATTTAAAGTTTTTTCAATTTTTTCTTTTATTGCTCTTTTTCCTATCTTATAAACTATTTCATCAGGAATTCTTATTATGATTTTCATAAACTTCTCCTTGTTAAATCTTTTGAAGTTCCTCTAATTCATCTTTAGTAGTCAACTTGGTATAGTATTTTAAGGTAGTTGTTATATCCTTATGCCCTACCCATTTAGCAACGGTTAACGGCTTTATTCCTTTTGCTACCATATAGCTTATATATGTATCTCTAAATCTATGTGCAGTTATATTTATTCCAAGTTCTTTTGAAATTTTATGAAAATAACTTTTAACATTATGTCTATCTATAACAACTATTCTTTTTTGAATATCATTGTAATAAGTAAATAGTGTTTTATCTTTTAACTTTGGATTTTTCCTTTTAACTATAAACTCTATAAAATCTTCTCTGTATTTATCTTTTAAAATTAATGGAGCTTCTCTTGATTTATTGAATTTCGATATTTCACTTCTAACTCTTACAAAGATTTGATTTTCTTTTTCTATAATGTCATCAGGAAGTAGATTAGTAGCTTCTGATATTCTAAGTCCAAAGCCATACAAAGTTAGAGCAAGTTGGTAATAGATTTTATTGGTAGCTTTTAGATAGTTTAAAATTTGTTTAAGTTCTATTTCACTATAAGGTTTTGCACTTTCAGTTTTATTTCTTTCTCTGTATATTCTTTTATCAGCAAGCCATTTACCACCAGAAAACTCTATAAATTCTTTAGTTCTATTTAAGATCATCTT
This DNA window, taken from Hydrogenothermus marinus, encodes the following:
- a CDS encoding GSU2403 family nucleotidyltransferase fold protein produces the protein MDEIDEIIKIITQLNKYLQDCYVLGGSWVLYFYRFKYPDFKYPLRTFDIDFIFSLYAKRKKIKVDLQKILENLGYYPEVIGTVTGYSYSRFKGENIDLEFIIEEPTGNKNKILKLNNLNIDAIPLPFVGDLLEDIIFAEVENVKIPLPSPERFHIHKWLVVQRRKDLMKKEKDLQQGLEILKICNLEKLNQLIQELKGKRKKLYEKSKQEIENL
- a CDS encoding replication initiation protein, with the protein product MEDKEKTKKLEVVSNVEVVKNKSLVTMHNKLVEAKYKLTKEEFSIVLFLIALIQPQDEDLKEYQIPVKILKAISGTKHKNMYRVVKEALEGLLKKPIKIKTLEEDGKERFLICNFISHGEYKEGEGSFIVGIDKKLKPYLLFLKENFTSSKLKYFFSLRSFYSMRLYILLKQFEKTGFRVDYIPELREILGIGKNEYPRFDNFEKRVIKKAVEEINQKTDLEVSYKKKKTGRRITHIEFYIKVKPDAAKERELEKKIIEEVRKLNQGDTTETTKVPSQTINNKEQKQEKIKNSAKEKDLEKVWTEIGKIRKKYEKVLNEILQKISRLNENQILFLLANLNENDIPIEIAKEIVITADRNKALKNPMGFLIKTFDIDMSKARFKELTLTSKKIDEKLLKEKLEKMMIDGTSALDYIRVYWNEVIKPRYNNGELDKRTLKLLREPLQKAVIDDLENKIYVIVPDIAYRDWLDSEFGDDMRKFFKERFDIDDVVVESL
- a CDS encoding ParA family protein; the encoded protein is MGSVIGLANIKGGVGKTSLTNALAHEFANLGKKVLVIDVDPQASQTYLFGIDQDDVVDGEFEKHSIFNIYQNKECIPYKYNEKLDVVFSSRILQDGVESRIRPGIELVLNRWITKQKLRDKYDFIFIDPPSNKGILMISTILASDYILIPQRLTLLDETGTIELFLEMSNQAELRGKEMKVLGLVPMFFDKRSKLYREKLIKLRDEIKAFVSDDEFLSIEKEDVFLSPIRQLSVWTKAQEEQMPLRDYILNKDRTYMSVLEEIKKIVVEISELVI
- a CDS encoding ParB/RepB/Spo0J family partition protein, with protein sequence MALFKNKKLSERKKTSTKLENLDNILNNLGESVNTEAVYIDIDEIDNPNFHDRTYIDIEALEELKENIKQYGLIEPIVVRPKPDGRYERIVGYRRLQAVKKLYNETKDEKWKKIQAIVLDVDEDTAIAVMLSENIHREDLSDYDKVVSVLQLIEYKLGMSETDVKRFFNKLTNKQSGLVKEEITEEEIKTLKKLEELLEYFKIRNWKTFRKMLTLLDIPEFLKEIIRDKKIPYYMAIELKKLKSENLIKEIVNKIVEENLTFEEVKQLVKQYRKEETKDKVFPYQSLNKSLRQKWKKLPEDKKRQIDILMKKIEEILKETY
- a CDS encoding tyrosine-type recombinase/integrase — protein: MYDEISFKVNFYLNKLKKRGLSDKSIDTYKNLLKHFEDWFDEYGLISEDNLILVETDIEKFIQYLKSKNLSPTTIKMILNRTKEFIEFSGGKWLADKRIYRERNKTESAKPYSEIELKQILNYLKATNKIYYQLALTLYGFGLRISEATNLLPDDIIEKENQIFVRVRSEISKFNKSREAPLILKDKYREDFIEFIVKRKNPKLKDKTLFTYYNDIQKRIVVIDRHNVKSYFHKISKELGINITAHRFRDTYISYMVAKGIKPLTVAKWVGHKDITTTLKYYTKLTTKDELEELQKI